A genome region from Bacteroidia bacterium includes the following:
- a CDS encoding NeuD/PglB/VioB family sugar acetyltransferase, which translates to MKDIIIVGAGALGQELAWLIEEINENKLEWNIMGFLDDFAFENKKKILDYKVLGGYDSFNLFSNCYFIVGFGDARLREKTIRKMNNEKIKWATLISPTVRVHKSNKIGKGVVIGRYTDLTVNCTIHDFVMLNIHVVLGHEVSVGEFSIISPNVTVNGGGRIGKVCQIGANAFIKDIEVGDYSIVGASSCVVKNVDPESIVGGVPAKVIKIGRPNTSISRSERENL; encoded by the coding sequence ATGAAAGATATCATTATTGTAGGTGCTGGTGCTCTTGGTCAAGAGTTGGCTTGGTTAATTGAAGAAATTAATGAGAATAAACTTGAGTGGAATATTATGGGTTTTCTTGATGATTTCGCTTTTGAAAACAAAAAGAAAATTCTTGATTATAAAGTATTGGGTGGATACGATAGTTTTAATTTATTTTCAAATTGTTATTTTATTGTTGGATTTGGCGATGCAAGATTACGTGAGAAAACAATTAGAAAAATGAATAATGAAAAAATTAAATGGGCTACATTAATATCTCCTACAGTAAGAGTTCATAAATCCAATAAAATTGGAAAGGGTGTTGTTATCGGTAGATATACTGACCTAACTGTAAATTGTACAATTCACGACTTTGTTATGCTAAATATTCATGTTGTTTTGGGACATGAAGTAAGTGTTGGTGAATTTTCAATAATAAGCCCAAATGTGACAGTTAATGGTGGCGGAAGAATTGGAAAAGTATGTCAAATTGGAGCAAATGCATTTATTAAGGACATTGAAGTTGGTGATTATTCTATTGTGGGTGCTAGTTCATGTGTTGTAAAGAATGTTGATCCGGAGTCTATTGTTGGAGGTGTGCCTGCAAAGGTTATAAAAATTGGCAGACCAAATACTAGTATTTCAAGATCTGAGAGAGAAAACTTATAA
- a CDS encoding LegC family aminotransferase has translation MQNFQQIINFIKETFKEPDEFIPLHAPVFPGNEKKYLAKCIDSTFVSYVGEFVTRFEEEIAKYTGAKYAVATVNGTTALQVSLIVAGLKQGEEVITSPLTFAATANAIVHAGGNPVFVDCEEQTLGLDPLMLEEFLNKNCELRENICVNKTSGKRIAACVPVHIFGHPCQIEKIINICNKWNITVIEDAAESLGSFVGTKHTGTFGMAAILSFNGNKIVTTGGGGMIITNDEAFAARAKYLTTTAKKPHPYEFFHTDAGFNFRMPNINAAVGVAQMENITIFLENKRTLAMEYKEFFNALEISFIAEKQGNTTNFWLNCIFMPDRIARNKFLEFSNSNNVMSRPAWVIMNKLPMYQTSQKFSVAEKIENTLVNIPSSVRLF, from the coding sequence ATGCAAAATTTTCAACAGATAATAAATTTTATCAAAGAAACTTTTAAAGAACCAGATGAGTTCATTCCTCTTCATGCTCCTGTTTTTCCGGGTAACGAAAAAAAATATCTTGCAAAATGTATCGATTCTACATTTGTTTCATATGTTGGGGAATTTGTTACGAGATTTGAAGAAGAAATTGCAAAATATACCGGAGCTAAATATGCTGTTGCTACTGTAAACGGAACAACTGCATTACAGGTATCACTTATTGTTGCGGGATTAAAACAAGGAGAAGAAGTGATTACCTCTCCTTTAACTTTTGCAGCTACGGCAAATGCAATTGTTCATGCTGGTGGAAATCCTGTATTTGTTGATTGTGAAGAACAAACTCTCGGGTTAGATCCCTTAATGTTAGAAGAGTTTTTAAATAAAAATTGTGAGTTACGTGAGAATATTTGCGTTAATAAAACTTCAGGAAAAAGAATTGCCGCATGTGTTCCGGTTCATATATTCGGACATCCGTGCCAGATCGAAAAGATTATAAATATTTGTAATAAATGGAATATTACAGTTATTGAAGATGCTGCCGAATCTCTTGGATCATTTGTTGGAACAAAACATACAGGTACTTTTGGTATGGCAGCTATTTTAAGTTTTAATGGCAATAAAATTGTAACAACTGGTGGTGGTGGAATGATAATAACAAATGATGAGGCTTTTGCTGCTCGCGCAAAATATCTTACTACTACCGCTAAAAAACCACATCCATATGAGTTTTTTCATACCGATGCAGGGTTTAATTTTCGTATGCCAAATATAAATGCTGCCGTAGGTGTTGCTCAAATGGAAAATATAACAATATTCCTTGAGAATAAAAGAACGCTGGCAATGGAATATAAAGAGTTTTTTAATGCATTAGAGATTTCATTTATTGCTGAAAAACAGGGAAATACAACAAACTTTTGGCTTAATTGTATTTTTATGCCCGATCGTATAGCAAGAAACAAATTTCTTGAATTTTCAAATTCAAATAATGTTATGTCACGTCCGGCATGGGTTATAATGAATAAATTGCCAATGTACCAAACTTCACAAAAATTTTCAGTGGCGGAAAAGATTGAAAATACATTAGTAAATATCCCAAGCAGCGTAAGATTATTTTAA
- a CDS encoding four helix bundle protein — protein MYKSFTEMPVWQKAHELSAKVFKLTINLPRSEDYGLTSQIRRSANSISGNIAEGFGRSTSKDKSHFYIISRGSTTETQNHLLYGVKVGYFNEKEVELLFNEYNNLIYELNKILKTLSQPQP, from the coding sequence ATGTATAAGAGTTTCACCGAAATGCCAGTTTGGCAAAAAGCACATGAATTATCAGCTAAAGTTTTTAAATTGACAATAAATTTACCACGTTCAGAAGATTATGGTTTAACCTCTCAAATCAGACGTTCAGCAAATAGTATATCAGGAAACATTGCTGAAGGATTTGGAAGAAGTACAAGTAAAGATAAAAGCCATTTTTATATTATTTCAAGAGGTTCTACCACTGAAACTCAAAACCATCTTTTATACGGTGTTAAAGTAGGATATTTTAATGAAAAGGAAGTTGAATTGCTTTTTAATGAATATAATAACTTGATTTATGAACTAAATAAAATATTAAAAACCCTTTCCCAACCCCAGCCTTAA
- a CDS encoding SDR family NAD(P)-dependent oxidoreductase: MSLSYKKALVTGADGFIGSHLTETLLLQGVKVKALALYNSFNNWGWLEDLPQNKNLEIVTGDIRDPHFCKMLVKDVDIVFHLAALIAIPYSYVAPDSYVDTNIKGTLNICQAAKENGNIRVINTSTSEVYGTALYVPIDEKHPKQPQSPYSASKIGADAMALSFYNAFSLPVTIVRPFNTYGPRQSARAVIPTIITQIANGMKTIKLGDTTPTRDFNFVKDTCNGFIAIANEEKTIGQEVNIATNSEFTISDVANRISKIMNTDIKWETDNQRIRPEKSEVFRLFGDNKKLIELTAYKPKYSLDEGLKETIEWFINSENLKKYKAGIYNV, encoded by the coding sequence ATGTCTCTTTCTTATAAAAAAGCTCTAGTAACTGGTGCTGATGGGTTTATCGGTTCGCATCTTACTGAAACGTTGTTATTACAAGGTGTAAAAGTAAAAGCTCTTGCTTTATATAACTCATTTAACAATTGGGGGTGGTTAGAAGATTTGCCACAAAATAAAAATCTTGAAATTGTAACAGGTGATATCCGAGATCCGCATTTTTGTAAAATGTTAGTAAAGGATGTAGACATAGTATTTCACTTAGCAGCATTGATAGCAATCCCTTATTCATATGTAGCTCCAGATTCTTATGTTGATACAAATATTAAAGGTACATTGAATATTTGTCAGGCGGCAAAGGAGAATGGTAACATTAGGGTTATTAACACTTCTACTTCTGAAGTTTATGGAACAGCATTATATGTGCCTATTGATGAGAAACATCCAAAACAACCACAGTCTCCTTATAGTGCTTCAAAAATAGGTGCCGATGCTATGGCATTAAGTTTTTATAATGCGTTTAGTTTACCTGTAACTATTGTTCGCCCTTTTAATACATATGGTCCAAGACAAAGTGCAAGGGCAGTAATCCCAACTATAATTACTCAGATTGCAAATGGAATGAAGACAATTAAACTTGGTGATACTACTCCAACGCGAGATTTTAATTTTGTAAAAGATACTTGTAATGGATTTATTGCTATTGCAAATGAAGAAAAAACAATTGGTCAGGAGGTTAATATTGCAACAAATTCCGAATTTACAATATCAGATGTTGCAAATAGAATTTCAAAAATAATGAATACAGATATAAAGTGGGAAACTGATAATCAGCGAATACGACCAGAAAAATCTGAAGTTTTCAGGTTGTTTGGAGATAATAAAAAGCTAATAGAACTTACAGCTTACAAACCCAAATATTCATTAGATGAAGGATTAAAAGAAACTATAGAATGGTTTATTAATTCTGAAAATTTAAAAAAATATAAAGCTGGAATCTATAATGTTTAA
- a CDS encoding WecB/TagA/CpsF family glycosyltransferase — translation MNFYFLNGLRTYSFKGKQDVVSYIQSNNTILVAVNAEKIMRSDDKLKALINKNTGYADGVGAVWALKKKGFRGARKIPGVELWFEIVKTLNHSHSFYFIGSTTEVIKATITKLKIEFPAINIKGYRNGFFNEGDIDKLKEELKNLKPQIVFVAMGSPKQEYLMQDLFAFHEAVYQGLGGSFDVYTGKVKRAPDFFLKLGLEWFYRLLKQPARFGRQLILVKFFWRFTIGKI, via the coding sequence ATGAATTTTTACTTTCTTAACGGTCTTCGAACTTATTCTTTCAAAGGAAAACAAGATGTTGTTTCATACATTCAATCAAACAACACCATACTTGTTGCCGTAAACGCTGAAAAAATAATGCGTTCTGATGATAAGTTAAAAGCATTGATTAATAAAAATACTGGTTATGCAGATGGTGTTGGTGCAGTTTGGGCTTTAAAGAAAAAAGGTTTTAGAGGAGCAAGAAAAATTCCGGGTGTCGAATTATGGTTTGAAATTGTTAAAACTCTAAATCATTCTCATAGTTTTTATTTTATTGGTAGCACTACAGAAGTTATTAAGGCTACTATAACAAAATTAAAAATAGAATTTCCAGCAATAAATATTAAAGGTTATAGAAATGGATTCTTTAATGAGGGTGATATAGATAAACTAAAGGAAGAATTAAAGAACCTAAAACCACAAATTGTTTTTGTTGCTATGGGTTCACCAAAGCAGGAATATTTAATGCAGGATTTATTTGCTTTTCATGAGGCAGTTTATCAGGGACTAGGAGGAAGTTTTGATGTTTATACCGGCAAAGTTAAACGTGCTCCTGATTTTTTTCTTAAACTGGGGCTCGAGTGGTTTTATCGGTTACTTAAACAACCTGCACGATTTGGTAGACAACTCATTTTAGTGAAATTCTTTTGGAGATTCACTATTGGAAAAATTTGA
- the wecB gene encoding UDP-N-acetylglucosamine 2-epimerase (non-hydrolyzing), translated as MKIISIVGARPNFMKIAPFIRAIGNHNKSGKNKIEHILVHTGQHYDVRMSQKFFDDLNIPPADIHLEIGSGSHAEQVGKTMIEFEKVVRTEKPDWIIVVGDVNAICAASIVAKKEHVKLAHIEAGLRSGDITMPEEVNRLVADRLSDLLLTPDRISNVNLEKEGVSLEKIKFVGNIMIDTLESERVKAENIELVSILNENLIYERSNFPEIENDKYAVVTLHRPSNVDKKEILSHLVDFLSDEVAKDIPVIWPIHPRTQKTLVEFGLMEKLITKYRMIILQPLGYHSMLRLNMHARVVLTDSGGLQEECTVLGTPCLTLRWNTERPVTLIENGGASVLVGNNIERIREEYLKTLNFVRNPVKPELWDGKTSERIVIEIINSSKGY; from the coding sequence ATGAAAATAATCTCTATAGTTGGTGCTCGTCCAAATTTTATGAAGATTGCACCATTTATTAGGGCAATTGGTAATCATAATAAGTCTGGGAAAAACAAAATAGAACATATTCTTGTTCACACCGGTCAGCATTATGATGTAAGAATGTCACAAAAGTTTTTTGATGACCTTAATATTCCGCCAGCTGATATTCATCTTGAAATTGGTTCCGGTTCACATGCCGAGCAGGTTGGAAAAACCATGATAGAATTTGAAAAAGTAGTTCGAACTGAAAAGCCTGATTGGATAATTGTTGTAGGTGATGTTAATGCAATTTGTGCAGCCTCTATTGTTGCAAAAAAAGAACATGTAAAACTTGCACACATCGAAGCTGGATTAAGAAGTGGAGATATTACAATGCCCGAAGAAGTTAATCGTTTAGTTGCTGATCGTTTATCAGATCTCTTGTTAACACCAGACAGAATATCAAATGTAAATCTTGAAAAAGAAGGCGTATCTCTGGAAAAAATAAAATTTGTTGGAAATATAATGATTGATACCTTAGAGAGTGAAAGGGTAAAAGCAGAAAATATAGAATTGGTTTCAATATTGAATGAGAATCTTATATATGAACGATCTAATTTTCCAGAAATTGAGAATGATAAGTATGCAGTGGTAACTTTGCATAGACCTTCTAATGTGGATAAAAAGGAAATCCTTTCACATTTAGTGGATTTTCTTTCAGATGAGGTAGCTAAAGATATTCCAGTAATTTGGCCTATTCATCCAAGAACACAAAAAACATTAGTTGAGTTTGGGTTGATGGAAAAACTCATAACAAAGTACCGAATGATAATTCTTCAACCATTAGGCTATCATTCAATGTTACGATTAAATATGCATGCACGTGTTGTTTTAACAGATAGCGGAGGTTTACAGGAAGAATGTACTGTGTTAGGAACCCCATGTTTAACTTTACGCTGGAATACAGAAAGACCTGTAACACTTATTGAAAATGGAGGTGCTTCTGTATTGGTTGGAAATAATATTGAAAGAATCAGGGAAGAGTATTTAAAAACCTTGAACTTTGTTAGAAACCCTGTTAAACCAGAACTTTGGGATGGGAAAACTTCTGAGAGAATTGTAATTGAAATTATAAACTCAAGCAAAGGCTATTAA
- the gmd gene encoding GDP-mannose 4,6-dehydratase codes for MKKALITGITGQDGSYLAEILIEKGYEVHGIIRRSSSFNTGRIDHLYNNKEIHGKTLFLHYGDLVDPSSLLRTLEKIQPDEIYNLGAQSHVKVSFDVPDYTAQVDALGTLRFLDAIRELGTSKQVKFYQASTSELFGKVQEIPQTEKTPFYPRSPYGVAKLFAYWTIVNYREAYNLFASNGILFNHESPRRGETFVTRKITRAAARIAQGLQTKLTLGNMDAKRDWGYAKEYCEGMWRILQHDVAEDFVLATGETHEVREFVNLTFAELGVELEWQGKNEKEKGVVTNITDKGYFLPGIKKGNIVVEVSPNYYRPTEVELLIGDPTKAKEVLGWTYTTPFKELVKMMIVSDYEKVVKRGY; via the coding sequence ATGAAAAAAGCCCTAATCACCGGTATTACCGGACAAGATGGCAGTTATTTAGCCGAAATATTAATTGAAAAAGGATACGAAGTGCACGGTATTATTAGACGAAGCAGTTCATTTAATACTGGAAGAATAGACCATTTGTATAATAATAAAGAAATACACGGAAAAACATTATTTCTTCATTATGGCGATTTAGTTGATCCTTCAAGTTTGTTAAGAACATTAGAAAAAATTCAACCCGATGAAATTTATAATTTAGGAGCACAGAGTCATGTAAAAGTTTCTTTTGATGTGCCCGATTATACTGCTCAGGTAGATGCATTGGGAACATTACGTTTTTTGGATGCTATTAGAGAATTGGGAACTTCCAAACAGGTTAAGTTCTACCAGGCTTCTACGTCTGAGTTGTTTGGAAAAGTACAGGAAATTCCGCAGACTGAAAAAACTCCATTTTATCCTCGTTCTCCTTATGGTGTTGCAAAATTATTTGCATACTGGACAATTGTTAATTATCGTGAAGCATATAATTTATTTGCAAGCAATGGTATTTTGTTTAATCACGAAAGTCCACGACGTGGTGAGACTTTTGTTACAAGAAAAATTACCCGCGCAGCTGCCCGTATTGCACAGGGATTACAAACAAAGCTTACACTCGGCAATATGGATGCAAAACGTGATTGGGGTTATGCAAAAGAATATTGCGAAGGAATGTGGCGTATTCTTCAGCACGATGTTGCAGAAGATTTTGTTTTGGCTACAGGAGAGACACATGAGGTACGTGAATTTGTAAATCTTACCTTTGCAGAATTGGGCGTAGAACTTGAATGGCAAGGGAAAAACGAAAAAGAGAAAGGTGTAGTAACAAATATCACAGATAAAGGATACTTTTTACCCGGAATTAAAAAGGGAAATATTGTTGTTGAAGTTAGCCCCAATTATTACCGACCAACAGAAGTAGAGCTTCTTATCGGTGACCCCACAAAAGCAAAAGAAGTTTTAGGCTGGACATACACAACTCCTTTTAAAGAATTGGTAAAAATGATGATAGTGTCCGATTACGAAAAAGTTGTTAAAAGGGGATATTAG
- a CDS encoding four helix bundle protein has product MSFKYNFEKLEVWIIAKDLAVEVYRLTEKFPAKEKYGLISQLTRAVISVSSNIAEGNTRKSNKEKVHYIEISYGSLMEVVSILVISKELKFVEESDYDKLRTIIEELSNKLIALKNNHNSNNRVVKL; this is encoded by the coding sequence ATGTCATTTAAGTATAATTTCGAAAAACTAGAAGTTTGGATAATTGCTAAAGATTTGGCAGTAGAAGTTTATCGATTGACAGAAAAGTTTCCAGCAAAAGAGAAGTATGGATTAATTTCTCAATTAACGCGTGCAGTAATTTCTGTTTCTAGTAATATTGCAGAAGGAAATACAAGAAAATCAAATAAGGAAAAAGTACATTATATCGAAATATCTTATGGATCATTAATGGAAGTAGTTTCAATTTTAGTAATTTCAAAAGAATTAAAATTTGTAGAAGAAAGCGATTACGATAAACTAAGAACTATAATAGAAGAATTATCTAATAAACTAATTGCATTAAAAAATAATCATAACTCGAATAATAGAGTTGTCAAGCTATAG
- a CDS encoding GDP-L-fucose synthase, giving the protein MNKNSKIYIAGHTGMVGSAIKRELVKKGYNNFIAATLDELDLTNQKSCNDFFVKHKPEYVFLAAAKVGGIIANNTYKAQFIYENLMMEANIIHSSYLHGVKKLLFLGSSCIYPKFAPQPMKEEHLLTGILEPTNEPYAIAKIAGLKMCDAYREQYGSNFISVMPTNLYGINDNYHPENSHVLPALIRRFHEAKVNNLSEVVVWGTGSPLREFMFADDLADACVFLMENHNESGWTNIGTGDEFSIKQLAEIIKEVVGFTGKLEFDTTKPDGTPRKLLDVTKLHSLGWKHKTTMKEGIHLAYQDFIKRGIV; this is encoded by the coding sequence ATGAACAAAAATTCAAAAATCTACATCGCAGGCCACACCGGAATGGTTGGTTCAGCAATTAAAAGAGAATTAGTAAAAAAAGGATATAATAATTTTATTGCAGCAACTTTAGATGAGCTAGATTTAACAAATCAAAAGAGTTGTAATGATTTTTTTGTAAAACATAAACCGGAATACGTTTTTCTGGCTGCAGCAAAAGTAGGGGGAATTATTGCTAACAATACGTACAAGGCACAGTTCATTTATGAGAATCTGATGATGGAAGCTAATATAATTCATTCATCATATCTGCACGGTGTTAAAAAACTGTTGTTTTTAGGTTCCTCATGTATTTATCCAAAATTTGCTCCACAACCAATGAAAGAAGAGCATCTTTTAACCGGAATATTAGAGCCAACAAATGAACCCTATGCTATTGCAAAAATTGCAGGATTAAAAATGTGTGATGCTTATCGGGAACAATATGGTAGCAATTTTATTTCTGTTATGCCGACAAATTTGTATGGAATAAACGACAATTATCATCCCGAAAATTCTCATGTACTTCCTGCATTAATCCGCAGATTCCATGAAGCAAAAGTTAATAATTTGTCCGAAGTAGTTGTCTGGGGAACCGGTAGTCCTTTACGTGAATTTATGTTTGCCGATGATTTAGCCGACGCTTGTGTTTTTTTAATGGAAAATCATAATGAATCTGGCTGGACTAATATTGGAACAGGAGATGAGTTCAGCATAAAACAACTTGCAGAAATTATTAAAGAAGTTGTAGGATTTACCGGAAAATTAGAATTTGATACCACAAAACCTGATGGAACTCCAAGAAAACTGCTTGATGTTACAAAACTGCATTCTTTAGGTTGGAAACATAAAACTACAATGAAAGAGGGAATCCATTTAGCATATCAAGACTTTATTAAACGAGGGATTGTTTGA